From Primulina tabacum isolate GXHZ01 chromosome 2, ASM2559414v2, whole genome shotgun sequence, one genomic window encodes:
- the LOC142530044 gene encoding uncharacterized protein LOC142530044 isoform X4 yields MAVDVRCCGGSAVLTFSLRRSQNLSYQPPQKITRRFITSAVLKRSPKRLKYSTPRFAKEDGLLYVKVDPAGSDSWKLDPMIELLKEGAVGVIPTDTVYALVCDLRNNSAIERLRRIKDIQPTKPLSILCRSFRDIDTYTTGFPQGNGQGLTNIFRAVKHCLPGPYTFILTASKELPKQCIRHGAQSKYASRKNVGVRIPDDPVCQAILEKIDEPLISTSVKSPKDNEWILDPVVIADVYGSEGLDFVVDAGMRIADPSTVVDMTGSSPQIIRHGKGHKQPWMIAEDEDHPVNEDIIYAL; encoded by the exons ATGGCGGTTGATGTCAGATGTTGCGGCGGCTCCGCCGTACTAACGTTTTCACTCCGACGCTCTCAGAATTTATCCTACCAACCCCCTCAGAAAATCACCCGCCGATTCATTACATCTGCAGTACTGAAGAGGAGCCCCAAACGACTCAAATACTCCACTCCTCGCTTTGCTAAG GAGGACGGGCTACTTTATGTTAAAGTTGATCCTGCTGGGTCGGACTCATGGAAACTAGACCCGATGATCGAGCTTTTGAAGGAGGGAGCTGTTGGAGTTATACCTACTGACACCGT GTATGCTCTAGTTTGTGATCTGAGAAACAATTCAGCCATTGAACGACTGCGGAG AATAAAGGATATACAGCCTACTAAG CCTCTTAGTATTTTATGTCGCTCTTTTAGAGACATAGATACATATACCACAGGATTTCCTCAGGGCAATGGCCAGGGTCTTACAAACATTTTTCGAGCAGTTAAACATTGTCTTCCAGGCCCA TATACTTTCATTTTAACTGCAAGCAAAGAATTGCCAAAACAATGTATAAGACACGGGGCTCAATCCAAGTATGCATCAAGAAAAAACGTTGGAGTTCGTATACCTGATGATCCTGTGTGTCAGGCTATACTGGAGAAGATTGATGAACCTTTGATATCCACGAG TGTCAAATCGCCAAAGGACAACGAGTGGATATTAGATCCTGTTGTGATAGCCGACGTATACGGATCAGAG ggccttgattttgttgtcGATGCTGGTATGAGGATAGCTGATCCATCGACTGTAGTGGACATGACTGGGAGTTCTCCTCAAATTATACGACATGGAAAG GGTCATAAACAACCTTGGATGATTGCAGAAGATGAAGATCATCCTGTAAATGAAGATATCATCTATGCACTGTAA
- the LOC142530044 gene encoding uncharacterized protein LOC142530044 isoform X3: MAVDVRCCGGSAVLTFSLRRSQNLSYQPPQKITRRFITSAVLKRSPKRLKYSTPRFAKEDGLLYVKVDPAGSDSWKLDPMIELLKEGAVGVIPTDTVYALVCDLRNNSAIERLRRYVMFTLSSVTIATKPFGSLFSGLRFLFYLFRIKDIQPTKPLSILCRSFRDIDTYTTGFPQGNGQGLTNIFRAVKHCLPGPYTFILTASKELPKQCIRHGAQSKYASRKNVGVRIPDDPVCQAILEKIDEPLISTSVKSPKDNEWILDPVVIADVYGSEGLDFVVDAGMRIADPSTVVDMTGSSPQIIRHGKVVRLNRLSS, encoded by the exons ATGGCGGTTGATGTCAGATGTTGCGGCGGCTCCGCCGTACTAACGTTTTCACTCCGACGCTCTCAGAATTTATCCTACCAACCCCCTCAGAAAATCACCCGCCGATTCATTACATCTGCAGTACTGAAGAGGAGCCCCAAACGACTCAAATACTCCACTCCTCGCTTTGCTAAG GAGGACGGGCTACTTTATGTTAAAGTTGATCCTGCTGGGTCGGACTCATGGAAACTAGACCCGATGATCGAGCTTTTGAAGGAGGGAGCTGTTGGAGTTATACCTACTGACACCGT GTATGCTCTAGTTTGTGATCTGAGAAACAATTCAGCCATTGAACGACTGCGGAGGTATGTGATGTTCACCTTATCATCTGTCACAATCGCGACTAAACCTTTTGGTTCATTATTTAGTGGActaagatttttattttatttgttcagAATAAAGGATATACAGCCTACTAAG CCTCTTAGTATTTTATGTCGCTCTTTTAGAGACATAGATACATATACCACAGGATTTCCTCAGGGCAATGGCCAGGGTCTTACAAACATTTTTCGAGCAGTTAAACATTGTCTTCCAGGCCCA TATACTTTCATTTTAACTGCAAGCAAAGAATTGCCAAAACAATGTATAAGACACGGGGCTCAATCCAAGTATGCATCAAGAAAAAACGTTGGAGTTCGTATACCTGATGATCCTGTGTGTCAGGCTATACTGGAGAAGATTGATGAACCTTTGATATCCACGAG TGTCAAATCGCCAAAGGACAACGAGTGGATATTAGATCCTGTTGTGATAGCCGACGTATACGGATCAGAG ggccttgattttgttgtcGATGCTGGTATGAGGATAGCTGATCCATCGACTGTAGTGGACATGACTGGGAGTTCTCCTCAAATTATACGACATGGAAAG GTGGTTCGATTAAATAGACTAAGTTCTTAG
- the LOC142530044 gene encoding uncharacterized protein LOC142530044 isoform X2, which produces MAVDVRCCGGSAVLTFSLRRSQNLSYQPPQKITRRFITSAVLKRSPKRLKYSTPRFAKEDGLLYVKVDPAGSDSWKLDPMIELLKEGAVGVIPTDTVYALVCDLRNNSAIERLRRYVMFTLSSVTIATKPFGSLFSGLRFLFYLFRIKDIQPTKPLSILCRSFRDIDTYTTGFPQGNGQGLTNIFRAVKHCLPGPYTFILTASKELPKQCIRHGAQSKYASRKNVGVRIPDDPVCQAILEKIDEPLISTSVKSPKDNEWILDPVVIADVYGSEGLDFVVDAGMRIADPSTVVDMTGSSPQIIRHGKSIAGIGYELDISKSGA; this is translated from the exons ATGGCGGTTGATGTCAGATGTTGCGGCGGCTCCGCCGTACTAACGTTTTCACTCCGACGCTCTCAGAATTTATCCTACCAACCCCCTCAGAAAATCACCCGCCGATTCATTACATCTGCAGTACTGAAGAGGAGCCCCAAACGACTCAAATACTCCACTCCTCGCTTTGCTAAG GAGGACGGGCTACTTTATGTTAAAGTTGATCCTGCTGGGTCGGACTCATGGAAACTAGACCCGATGATCGAGCTTTTGAAGGAGGGAGCTGTTGGAGTTATACCTACTGACACCGT GTATGCTCTAGTTTGTGATCTGAGAAACAATTCAGCCATTGAACGACTGCGGAGGTATGTGATGTTCACCTTATCATCTGTCACAATCGCGACTAAACCTTTTGGTTCATTATTTAGTGGActaagatttttattttatttgttcagAATAAAGGATATACAGCCTACTAAG CCTCTTAGTATTTTATGTCGCTCTTTTAGAGACATAGATACATATACCACAGGATTTCCTCAGGGCAATGGCCAGGGTCTTACAAACATTTTTCGAGCAGTTAAACATTGTCTTCCAGGCCCA TATACTTTCATTTTAACTGCAAGCAAAGAATTGCCAAAACAATGTATAAGACACGGGGCTCAATCCAAGTATGCATCAAGAAAAAACGTTGGAGTTCGTATACCTGATGATCCTGTGTGTCAGGCTATACTGGAGAAGATTGATGAACCTTTGATATCCACGAG TGTCAAATCGCCAAAGGACAACGAGTGGATATTAGATCCTGTTGTGATAGCCGACGTATACGGATCAGAG ggccttgattttgttgtcGATGCTGGTATGAGGATAGCTGATCCATCGACTGTAGTGGACATGACTGGGAGTTCTCCTCAAATTATACGACATGGAAAG AGTATTGCAGGAATTGGGTATGAACTGGATATTTCCAAGAGCGGCGCATGA
- the LOC142530044 gene encoding uncharacterized protein LOC142530044 isoform X1, whose translation MAVDVRCCGGSAVLTFSLRRSQNLSYQPPQKITRRFITSAVLKRSPKRLKYSTPRFAKEDGLLYVKVDPAGSDSWKLDPMIELLKEGAVGVIPTDTVYALVCDLRNNSAIERLRRYVMFTLSSVTIATKPFGSLFSGLRFLFYLFRIKDIQPTKPLSILCRSFRDIDTYTTGFPQGNGQGLTNIFRAVKHCLPGPYTFILTASKELPKQCIRHGAQSKYASRKNVGVRIPDDPVCQAILEKIDEPLISTSVKSPKDNEWILDPVVIADVYGSEGLDFVVDAGMRIADPSTVVDMTGSSPQIIRHGKGHKQPWMIAEDEDHPVNEDIIYAL comes from the exons ATGGCGGTTGATGTCAGATGTTGCGGCGGCTCCGCCGTACTAACGTTTTCACTCCGACGCTCTCAGAATTTATCCTACCAACCCCCTCAGAAAATCACCCGCCGATTCATTACATCTGCAGTACTGAAGAGGAGCCCCAAACGACTCAAATACTCCACTCCTCGCTTTGCTAAG GAGGACGGGCTACTTTATGTTAAAGTTGATCCTGCTGGGTCGGACTCATGGAAACTAGACCCGATGATCGAGCTTTTGAAGGAGGGAGCTGTTGGAGTTATACCTACTGACACCGT GTATGCTCTAGTTTGTGATCTGAGAAACAATTCAGCCATTGAACGACTGCGGAGGTATGTGATGTTCACCTTATCATCTGTCACAATCGCGACTAAACCTTTTGGTTCATTATTTAGTGGActaagatttttattttatttgttcagAATAAAGGATATACAGCCTACTAAG CCTCTTAGTATTTTATGTCGCTCTTTTAGAGACATAGATACATATACCACAGGATTTCCTCAGGGCAATGGCCAGGGTCTTACAAACATTTTTCGAGCAGTTAAACATTGTCTTCCAGGCCCA TATACTTTCATTTTAACTGCAAGCAAAGAATTGCCAAAACAATGTATAAGACACGGGGCTCAATCCAAGTATGCATCAAGAAAAAACGTTGGAGTTCGTATACCTGATGATCCTGTGTGTCAGGCTATACTGGAGAAGATTGATGAACCTTTGATATCCACGAG TGTCAAATCGCCAAAGGACAACGAGTGGATATTAGATCCTGTTGTGATAGCCGACGTATACGGATCAGAG ggccttgattttgttgtcGATGCTGGTATGAGGATAGCTGATCCATCGACTGTAGTGGACATGACTGGGAGTTCTCCTCAAATTATACGACATGGAAAG GGTCATAAACAACCTTGGATGATTGCAGAAGATGAAGATCATCCTGTAAATGAAGATATCATCTATGCACTGTAA
- the LOC142530034 gene encoding uncharacterized protein LOC142530034 translates to MTVGDLGSALIDDYGVHVDVCKLHRARKKVTKRYMGDHEVSYNKLPKYAKVLRKYNSGVTCKILCEGLDLCNPNCNPIFKRFFVSFVSQREGFVNGCRPFIGVDGCFLKNPFGGQLLCAVTLDANSSIFPIAVMISEGENQDSWEYFLDCLHWHLGDERYLIFMSDRQKGLINAIKKIYPNAKHRYCAWHRYNNFKSLFPGPKFRNKFWAAVKATNVFGFNDIMDEIKQENTAAWNWLTQEEPFHWSRHAFDIHVKNDHVTNNMSESFNSELRVMRQKPVLTLLEHIRRKLMKRFCERQQNAMTWNSIVPPKVESKLSRNFRESRQLHGFESSEHLFEISDGKWFVVNLNSKTCECGEWQISGVPCKHAIFCINHIRDDPMKYVDNFLTKAAYLRTYESNINAIPDESMWEDENYPKMIVRKKESKPGRPKLKRIKGADESLTGKKNQKSVHSSCSICKELGHNKATCPHNPGNFGKKLKKKKKGDVQESHQN, encoded by the exons ATGACAGTTGGGGATTTGGGATCTGCTCTTATTGATGATTATGGTGTTCATGTTGATGTTTGTAAACTTCATAGAGCGCGAAAAAAGGTGACCAAAAGGTATATGGGTGATCATGAGGTTAGTTATAACAAACTTCCCAAATATGCTAAAGTTTTGAGAAAATATAATTCGGGCGTAACCTGTAAAATATTGTGTGAAGGATTAGATTTGTGCAATCCAAATTGTAATCCCATATTCAAGAGATTTTTTGTTAGTTTTGTTTCTCAAAGAGAGGGGTTTGTCAATGGATGTAGGCCCTTCATTGGGGTAGATGGTTGTTTCTTAAAAAATCCTTTTGGAGGACAACTTTTGTGTGCAGTAACACTTGATGCAAATTCTAGTATTTTTCCAATTGCAGTGATGATTTCTGAGGGAGAAAATCAGGATAGTTGGGAATACTTTCTTGATTGCTTACATTGGCATTTAGGAGATGAGAGATACTTAATCTTCATGAGTGATAGACAAAAAGGTCTCATAAATGCCATTAAGAAAATTTATCCTAATGCTAAGCATAGATATTGTGCTTGGCATAgatataataatttcaaaagCTTATTTCCTGGACCAAAGTTTAGGAATAAATTTTGGGCAGCAGTGAAGGCTACTAATGTGTTTGGCTTCAATGATATTATGGATGAGATTAAGCAAGAAAATACAGCAGCGTGGAATTGGTTGACGCAAGAAGAACCTTTTCATTGGTCAAGACATGCTTTTGACATACATGTTAAGAATGACCATGTGACAAATAATATGTCTGAGTCATTTAACAGTGAGTTAAGGGTGATGAGACAAAAACCGGTCCTTACATTATTGGAGCATATAAGAAGAAAACTAATGAAAAGATTTTGTGAAAGACAACAAAATGCTATGACTTGGAACTCAATTGTGCCCCCAAAAGTTGAAAGCAAATTAAGCAGAAACTTTCGAGAAAGTAGACAATTGCATGGATTTGAATCATCTGAGCACTTATTTGAAATTAGTGATGGCAAATGGTTTGTTGTGAATTTGAATTCAAAGACTTGTGAATGTGGAGAGTGGCAGATTAGTGGAGTTCCATGCAAGCATGCAATTTTTTGTATCAATCATATAAGAGATGATCCTATGAAATATGTTgataattttttaacaaaagCTGCCTATTTGAGGACATATGAGAGCAATATCAATGCTATTCCTGATGAATCTATGTGGGAGGATGAGAATTATCCTAAGATGATcgtgagaaagaaagaaagcAAACCTGGTAGGCCAAAGTTAAAAAGAATAAAAGGAGCAGATGAATCACTTACTgggaaaaaaaatcagaaatctGTTCATTCGAGTTGTAGCATATGCAAAGAACTTGGACACAACAAAGCCACATGTCCTCACAATCCTGGGAATTTTGgtaaaaaattgaagaaaaagaagaaag GAGATGTGCAAGAATCTCATCAAAATTGA
- the LOC142530066 gene encoding LOW QUALITY PROTEIN: putative mitochondrial protein AtMg01110 (The sequence of the model RefSeq protein was modified relative to this genomic sequence to represent the inferred CDS: deleted 1 base in 1 codon) has translation MPISGLVGWRQWLKERVRGGSLPLVITLRLLRPVHDWGMEVLHRISQDGTFNQQAPIIRLSVYRPMDIYSFDLKSATDRWPLVIIYTLMELLFGPTWASSIVNGTLGLNSFWAMVRRPSLVSFVAGQPLGYYGSWALFSLSHHYLVWLAIELTLPQNRPFTRYAVLGDDIVIVHPKVAGKYKEMLGKWGVSISVGKSLISPNGPLEFAKKYWVRGSKKKDLSPISIRALLTVRSTLGLTQLGDLYKIYNPNVLFRLAGAGYRVRSRLYSSRRSPRWERLWIAATKPPVSATD, from the exons ATGCCCATCTCTGGCCTGGTAGGTTGGCGTCAGTGGTTGAAGGAGCGGGTAAGAGGAGGATCTTTGCCATTGGTAATTACCTTAAGACTCCTCCGCCCAGTACATGATTGGGGTATGGAGGTATTACACCGCATATCACAAGACGGTACGTTTAACCAACAAGCTCCCATTATCCGTCTGTCTGTTTATAGgccaatggatatttattcctTTGACCTTAAATCAGCGACGGATCGGTGGCCTTTGGTGATCATTTACACTCTTATGGAGTTGTTATTTGGTCCAACATGGGCTTCGTCTATTGTTAATGGGACCTTGGGCCTCAACTCATTTTGGGCTATGGTTAGGAGACCTTCCCTTGTGAGTTTTGTGGCTGGTCAACCTTTGGGTTATTACGGCTCTTGGGCTCTTTTCTCACTGTCACACCACTATTTAGTGTGGTTGGCGATTGAGTTAACTCTTCCTCAGAACCGGCCTTTCACCCGTTATGCGGTGCTCGGTGATGACATAGTCATTGTCCACCCGAAGGTGGCAGGTAAGTATAAGGAAATGTTGGGAAAATGGGGAGTTTCTATTTCAGTGGGAAAATCATTAATTTCCCCTAATGGACCCTTAGAGTTCGCCAAGAAGTATTGGGTGAGAGGA TCCAAAAAAAAGGATCTCTCCCCGATATCAATACGGGCTCTACTCACAGTTAGATCGACACTGGGCCTCACGCAGCTAGGGGATCTATATAAGATATATAATCCGAATGTCTTATTTCGGTTAGCTGGTGCAGGTTACCGAGTGAGATCTCGTCTATACTCTTCTCGTCGTTCTCCGCGATGGGAGAGATTATGGATTGCCGCTACGAAGCCCCCGGTCTCAGCTACCGATTGA